The DNA sequence GGAAGTCTTTTTCCCTCCCACTGACAGTATGCCTTTGCATCAAACCATGTTACCCCGACAACAGGAAGATTCTCAACTTTAGACATGTCAACTGCAGTGAAATATTCAGGTACCGGATGTTTCACTGCATCAGTAAATTGTTTATACTTTTTAATAGAGACTTCGTACTTATCAATAAAGAATCCCTTTAGATAGACTTTGTGCTGAGGCCCTTCATTTGCGAACCACGGTTTTTTATTCCCATAAGCAAGTGACTTTGCCTCTGTATCAACATCATTACTCCCCATTATAAACTCACCCTTAGGCACATAAGCCATATCCTTGGGAGGCTTAGGTGAACAGCCGGTGAAGATAAAAGTGACTATTAAAAATAAAACCATCCACATAATAAAACGTTCTCCTTTCAATCCTTTGCGCATCTGAACCCGAAATTATTATTAGTAGTATAAGGGTTGAAGAATATCCTGTTATAAGTCGGGGAGCTTATGCCGCATTTGTAATATGTGCAGTCATACCATGACCCTCCTCTTACAACTTTATATTTTTCACCGTAGTTTTCATCAGGATGAGTGTTCCCCGGATATGGTTTAAACCAGTCATCTGTCCACTCAAACACATTTCCTGCCATATCATAAAGTCCGTAAGGGCTTTTACCATTTTCAAAACTTCCAACCGGCATAGTGTCACCCTTTCCAAGCTGGGGCATATTCCCTTTCTTTGCATCAAATTTGTTGCCCCATGGAAATGTCCTCCCGTCAGTGCCCCTCGCAGCCTTTTCCCACTCAATCTCAGTCGGAAGCCGCTTTCCCTCCCACTTGCAAAAATCATTTGAATCATACCAGCTTACGAAAACAACAGGATGGTTATCCTTCCCTTTTGGGATTGCACCTTTTATCCAGTTTACAGGCGGCTCATGTTTTGTTGCTTCTACAAATTTTTTATATTTTTTATTTGTAACCTCGTATTTGTCAATATAAAATCCCTTCACAGTCCTCTTATGCTCAGGCTGGCACTTGGGCCACCAATCATTTGATCCCATTGTGAATTCTCCTGCCGGGATTAGGATCATGTTGTTGAGCGAGCCGTGTTCAATTCCCCCCTTTTTTATTGGGGAGGGATTTAATTCAGCAGATGCAATTATTGTCTTGTCAAATCTGGAGTCAATAGCAATGAACTTATCGCTGAACCCTGTGCTGTGGCATTGCAGGCATGATGAATCACGTGTGTAATCAATCGAAGGCTTTGCATCACCATTATGGCAATTGATACATTTGGGCTGACCTGTTAAAGGGTCATA is a window from the Nitrospirota bacterium genome containing:
- a CDS encoding formylglycine-generating enzyme family protein, encoding MYKFFKLYFMLGLLLIIITQTPSTVLSVEGNGESHTTHSVIEDYDPLTGQPKCINCHNGDAKPSIDYTRDSSCLQCHSTGFSDKFIAIDSRFDKTIIASAELNPSPIKKGGIEHGSLNNMILIPAGEFTMGSNDWWPKCQPEHKRTVKGFYIDKYEVTNKKYKKFVEATKHEPPVNWIKGAIPKGKDNHPVVFVSWYDSNDFCKWEGKRLPTEIEWEKAARGTDGRTFPWGNKFDAKKGNMPQLGKGDTMPVGSFENGKSPYGLYDMAGNVFEWTDDWFKPYPGNTHPDENYGEKYKVVRGGSWYDCTYYKCGISSPTYNRIFFNPYTTNNNFGFRCAKD